The Polluticoccus soli sequence GTAGTGTTCTTATTACCCTTTACAGCTAGCAGTCAAAACCTGGTACCCAATCCCGGTTTCGATAATGTGAACACCTGCCCCAACGGTTCCGGTTGCATCCTCTATGATCCCAGCTACACTACTTTCCAGTTCGTTCCCGGTTGGATATCGCCAGTCGCCTCACTTACACCCGATGCCTTCCATTCCTGCGCTCCGCCCAACAGCGGCGTCCACACACCGGAATCGGACTTCGGCTACCAGAAACCGCGCAGCGGCGGTGGGTATGCAGGCCTCATCATGTGGCAGGCCGAAAAACTGGGTTCCGGCTGGACCAATGACCAACGCGAATACCTGCAGTGCAAACTGCAGCAGCCGCTGACGGCGGGCCAGCGCTACTGCGTCACTTTTTATGTCAGCAATGCCATATCAAGTATAGCGGCCCTTAACCAGTTCAACTTTGTAGCCCTCGATGCTGTGGGCCTCAATCTTTCGTCCACCAGGCCTTCTACGCTTTCGGGTTCGGTAATGCCGCTGGCATCGCACGTAGCAGCTACCCCGGGCAATTTTTATACAGACTCTGCCGGCTGGACCAAAGTGCAGTCGGTTTATACCGCCGCCGGTGGCGAGCAATGGCTCACTGTTGGTTGCTTCAACCAGTCGGCCGCACCTAATTACCAGCTGCTTTTTCCGTCGACTCCAAACCCGGCTTTCAGGTACCGCTCTTACCTCTACTTCGATGATTTCAGTGTGGTGGCCATCACTCCCGGAGATACCATCAAACGTAGCTTCGATTCGCTGAGCTGTAAAAAAGACAGTGTCAATATGGTCCTAACCGCTCCGGATGATGAAGGGGTTTATTGGAACAATGGCAGTACAGGCCAGACGCTGACAGCAACGAAGCCCGGTACTTACTGGGTAAGGGCGCAACACAACTGCCAGGTGTACGTAGATACGTTTCATGTTAAATACGATCCTGCCAAAACCCTATACCTCGGTAGGGATACCGGCAACTGTATAGACCAGCCGTTCGTGATAAGGACAAACCCCGGGTTTACCAGTCATGCCTGGAGCACAGGTCAAACAGGCGATAGTATTACAGTAAGCAAATCGGGTGTGTATTATGTATCGGCCCAAAACGAATGTGGCCTGCAGCACGATACGATCAAAGTATTCATACAGCCGCCAACTGCCCCCCCTGTCGTATCAGACACTACAGTTTGCCAATTCAGTCCATCACCCACGTTAAATGTAAATGGCCCGAATATAAATTGGTATACCTACATCAGCGGTTTATTTGGTTTCCCGTACCAGCCAGAGATCACCACCTCGCAGCCAACAACCTTCACCTTTTATGTCACGAGTACTATTGACTATTGCGAGAGCGAAAAGGTACCCATGAACATTACGGTAAGGTATACACCGCATAAATCGCTACCCGAAGTAGCCGAGATGTGCGCGCGCTTCCCTGATTCGATAGGCACTTATTACCCTGACGTAACCTATAAATGGAGCACCGGCGAAATGGCCTGCTGTATCGTGCCTCAATACGACGGGGAATATCGTTTGGCTACTATCAATGAGTGTGGTACTTATTTTGACACGACCTTTGTTGAATTTTCTGCCTGCGACACCTGCATCGTAGTTCCCAATGCATTCATGCCCCACGGCGATTATAGCACCCGATTGTTCAAGGCTATTGTTACCTGCCCGATCCAGGATTTTGATATGAAGATCTTCAACCGCTGGGGTCAAATGGTATTTACCACCCAGGATGTAACTAAAGGATGGAACGGGTATTATAAAAATATACCCTGCGACCAGGGAACTTTTATTTATCTCATACAATACCACTCCCTGGCTTCGGGCAAACCACAGATATTAAAAGGCAATGTGACCCTGCTGCGGTAATATTTCTTTCATTTTCAGGAAAATTTATGCTGATATCGGGCATTTTCATGGTTGGGGCGCCTATCTATTGGTAACTTTGCGCTCTCATTCATGCAGCGTCCGTATACGATAGCATTGGTTGGTAACCCCAACAGCGGGAAGAGCTCACTGTTCAACGTGCTTACCGGCCTCAACCAGAAGGTAGGCAACTTCCCGGGTGTCACCGTCGACAAAAAGACGGGGGTATCCCGTATCACCGATTCGCTGAGCGTCAATATCATCGACCTTCCGGGCACCTACAGCCTGTACCCCAAAAGTGCAGACGAGCAGGTTACCTACGAGGTGCTGATAGACCGGAACAACCCTGACAGGCCAGATCTTATAGTAGTAATAGCCGACGCCTCCAACCTGAAGCGCAACCTGCTGTTCTGCTCGCAGATCATGGACCTAAAGATACCGGTGATCATTGCACTCACGATGAATGATATCGCCCGCAGGAAAGGTATTACCATAGATACCACCGGTCTGGAAAGGCTGATGGGCGTGCCTGTTGTGGCGATCAATCCGCGAAAGAACAAAGGTATCTCTGAACTCAAACGTGCCATGGCCGCAGTAAAGCAATCGGGACAGGTAAGAACCCCCGGCGACTTTATTGACGTAAAAGCCCTGACCGGCGAATGGCTGGAGGAAGTGAAGGAGATAGCATTGGTTGAAGGCAATTACAGTGCCCTGCACGTTGCTTGCAACTATTTGGAATTGGGGCATCTGAATGCTGCACAACGTATCCGCATAGGTGCCTTGCTGCATGAAGTGAATTTCCACAAAGCCAAAGTGCAGGCCGAAGAAGTGATGCAGCGCTACCAGAAGATAGCCGGCATTATGAACCAGTGTGTGGTAGAGGAGAGTCCGCTGAAACGTACCATCGTTAGCGAACGAATAGACAAGACCTTGCTGCATCCTTTGTGGGGCAACCTGATATTACTAACCGTTCTGTTCCTATTGTTCCAAAGTATTTTCTGGCTGGCCGAATACCCAATGACATGGGTAGAATCTGGCTTTGCATTTGTGAGCGAATGGCTTTCTGGAGTATTGCCCGATAACCTTTTCCGGGATCTGCTGATAAATGGTATTCTGGCAGGTATCAGCGGTATTGCTGTATTCATACCGCAGATCATGATCCTGTTTGGCTTCATCACCATTCTGGAAGACAGCGGTTATATGGCCCGTATCAGCTTCCTCACCGATAGATTGATGCGTAGCGTGGGATTGAATGGCCGTTCTGTGATGCCGCTGATCAGCGGCATGGCCTGTGCAGTTCCTGCCATCATGGCTACCCGTACCATTCAAAACCGAAAAGAGCGTCTCATCACCATCATGGTGACGCCACTTATGAGTTGCTCTGCGCGACTACCCGTTTATACTATTCTTATTGGCCTGGTGATACCCGATAAAAGCTTTGGGATATTCAACCTGCAAGGCCTTGTGCTGATGGGGCTGTATTTACTTGGATTCGTTATGGCGCTGATCGTTGCCCGCGTGATGAACTTCATCGTTAAGGTAAAAGACAAGACCTTCTTCCTGATGGAGCTGCCTGTTTACCGCGCACCACGCTGGAAGAATGTGGGCATCACCATGATAGAAAAGGCCAAGATCTTTGTGATGGATGCGGGCAAAGTGATCCTGGCGATCTCTATGCTGCTGTGGGTGCTGGCAACCTTTGGTCCACCGAAGCGTATGGAAAAGGTGGAGCAACAATACGCGGTATTAAAGCAACAGAATCCTTCACAGGCAGAACAGATAGACCGCGGCCACCAGACCGCCAAACTGGAAAACTCTTTTGCCGGCATCATGGGTCACGCCATAGAACCGGTTATTCGTCCCCTCGGTTACGACTGGAAGATCGGCATCGCCCTCATTACCTCCTTTGCGGCCCGCGAAGTGTTTGTAGGTACCATGGCTACTTTATATAGCGTAGGCAGCGAAGACGACGATGCCACTCTGCGTGAAAAGATGCGTAACGCCCGTTGGCCAAATGGGGAACCTGTATATACACTGGCCGCAGGTCTTTCATTATTAGTGTTTTATGTTTTTGCCATGCAGTGTATGAGCACAATGGTCATCGTTCGCCGCGAAACACGCAGCTGGGTGTACCCGCTTATACAGTTTGCTTATATGTTTGCCTTGGCTTATATCAGCGCCTTCATCATCTACCAAACGCTTCGTTAATGATTTTTAATTGGCTCGTTAACGATATTCAATCCTCTTGTTAAAGGCGTCAAACTCTGCCGCCATAAGCTGTTTTTAATAGACATTTGTTCCTTCGGGCCGGGGAGAGAGAACACCTGACCAATGCAACAAGTATCTGATTTCTTTAAAAAACTGCTTGACTCCGGCGATTTCATACCGCGCTGGCAGGACGGTAATTGGTCTGATTTTCATGGGTGGCTGCATATAGTTAGCGATCTGCTTATCTGGTCTGCCTACTTTGCTATTCCATTTATCATTATCCGTTTTATTACCGCCCGCAAGAATGCTGTGGCCTTCAACAATCTTTATGTTCTGTTTGCTGCATTTATCCTGGCTTGTGGATTTATTCAATTGATAGATGCCGTCATTTTCTGGAACCCGATCTATCGCGTAAGTACACTGGTCAAATTCATGACCGCTATAATTAGCTGGGTAACCGTTTTTGCACTCATAAAAGTTTTGCCGAAAGCATTTTCTTTAAAGACAGCATCCGAACTGCAGGCGGAAATTGACCTTCGTATTAAAGCAGAAAAAGAACTGGAGCAGAAAAATAAACTGCTTTCAGAAGCGGAAAAGATAGCAAAGCTGGGTTATGGCCAATGGGATATAGAAAGGGACAATGTTGTCCTCTCTGACGAAGGCTGCAGTATTTACGGTGTACCGAAAGGAAGCGAATTCTCATTTGCCGCGATCCTTGAAACGGTTCATCCGGAAGACAGGGACAAGGTTAAAGCTATCGTTGGCCGTATTATAGCCAACAGGCATTTTGAAGAATTCTCTTACCGGATAATTGTTGGAGATGCTATCAAATACCTGCGGGTGAACGGCGAGATGCGTTACAACAGCAATGGTGATATCGTGATGCTGATCGGTACGATGCAGGATGTTACGGAACGTCATCAGAGCCTTAGCCGTATCGAGCAGCAAAACAATGTTTTACTGGAGATCGCGTCCATCCACTCACATAATGTTCGTGGGCCGCTCGCTACCATCATGGGATTGGCGTCTATGTTCAACCAAAATGACGTATCAGACCCCGATAACGTGCTGATCATCGAAGGCATCAAAGTAGCCAGCGAGAACCTGGACACGATCGTTACCGATATTGTCCATAAAAGCTGGAATGTAGAACTGATGAGGCAACAGGAAAAATTAGCTTCAGAGATCGAAGCTGCTTAGAATTGTTTCTCCTCTTTTACTGTGTAGTAAAAGATGTGCTGAAGAATAGAAAGGACCAATTTCTTGCATTGCATTTTTACATAATGTAGCATACTATCCTCCTTCAAGTTTTTGTTATCAACAATGCAATGATAGACCTACGGTTTTTCCTCTGGTACAGTGTTTTCACGGTTTTTCGAAAAATGGGTGAAAACACGGTATGGCCTCTATCGGGCCACATACGGAGGTAAAAACTTAACTTCGCACCATGAATCTCCAGGCACCCGAACGTATTGCCAATTATATCGCCGGCGATCTGCAGGCTCCTATTAACGGAAAATATATAGATAACATCAATCCCGCTACGGGCTTGGTTTACAGCCAAACACCCGATAGCGATGCGAAAGATGTAGAAGAAGCTGTTGGTGCAGCGAAAGCTGCCTTTCCTACATGGAGCACTACCCCGCAGGAAGAGCGTTTTAAGATACTCAACCGTATAGCGGAACTTATTGATCAGAACCTCGATGCTTTAGCACTTGCTGAAACCAATGACAACGGTAAGCCACTTTGGTTAAGCAAAAAGGTAGACATACCTCGTGCTTCGAGCAACTTCCGCTTTTTTGCTACGGGCCTGATGCATGTTTCTACCGAAAGTCACAGCATGGAAGACAAGGCGATCAACTATACGCTTCGTCAGCCAATAGGTGTGGTTGGGTGTATCTCGCCATGGAATCTCCCATTGTATTTATTCACCTGGAAGTTAGCTCCTGCACTTGCAGCTGGTAACTGCGTAGTTGCCAAGCCTAGCGAGGTGACTCCAATGACAGGATACCTGTTAAGTGTTATCTGTCGCGAAGCTGGGCTGCCGGCAGGTGTTCTGAATATTATTCACGGCACTGGTCCTGATTGCGGTGCGGCAATAGTGGCGCATCCCGAGATCAAAGCCGTATCGTTTACGGGAAGCACACGTGCCGGTAAGGACATTGCTGCAACTGCAGCGCCAATGTTCAAAAAGCTGTCGCTGGAACTGGGCGGTAAAAACCCGAATATCATTTTCGCCGATTGCGATTGGGATAAGATGATGCGCACCACCCTGCAGTCATCTTTTGCTAACCAGGGACAAATTTGTTTGTGCGGTAGCCGTGTGCTGGTGGAAGAAAGCATCTACGAAAAATTCAAAGCTGAATTTATAGAGCGCGCCAGGAAACTCACCGTGGGCGACCCACTTGATGAGAATACAAGGCAAGGAGCTGTGGTAAGCAAAATGCATTTCGACAAAGTGATGGCTTGCATTGATCTTGCAAAACAAGAAGGTGGTAAGATACTGCTGGGTGGTAATGCGGTTAAAGGCAGTGGCCGAACCGAAAAAGGGTACTTTATTGAGCCGACTATCGTTGAAGGTCTTGGTCCTACATGTCGCACAAACATGGAAGAGATCTTTGGCCCTGTGGTTACGCTGCAGTCTTTCAAAACGGAAGACGAAGCTATGGCAATGGCCAACACAAGCGATTATGGCTTATCAGCAACCATATGGACACAGGATGTGAGCCGTGCTAATCGCGTAGCTGCAAAAGTGCACAGCGGCATCATCTGGGTGAACTGCTGGCTGCTGCGCGACCTGCGCACGCCATTCGGTGGATTTAAAAATTCAGGTGTAGGTCGTGAAGGTGGCTGGGAAGCTATGCGCTTCTTTACAGAACCCAAGAACGTCTGCATCGAGTTATAACTTTTTACTTTTACACTTTACTCCAAGATATGAGCGAACGTATTTCAACCGATAAAGCACCCAAGCCAGTAGGCTTGTATCCTCACGCACGCCGTGTAGGCAACCTGTTGTTCCTTTCAGGCATTGGCCCACGCACAGTAAGCGACGATATCCCAGGCCTGAAGCTGGATAAGAATGGCAACTTCCTGGAGTTTGATTTCGAAAAGCAGTGCCGCAACGTATTCGACAATGTGCGCATCGTGCTGGAAGAAAGCGGTAGCAGCTGGGATAAGCTGGTAGACGTAACCGTTTTCCTGGTAAATATGAAACGCGATTTCGCAGTTTACAACAAGGTGTATGCTGAGTACTTCAAAGACAATCAGCCTTGCCGTACCACGGTAGAGATCAACTCGCTGCCTACGCCTATTGCGATAGAGCTGAAGTGCATTGCAACTATCGACTAATAAAAAAGCCCCTGGCGGGGCTTACTAATAAATTATCCTGAGGGTGGAGTGCTGCTTACAGCGGCATATCCACCCTTACTTGTTTTGAGAATGATTTACCGCGGGCGTCTTTGCCATCTATCTTCCACATCACACTGCGCAATTCAACCGATAGAGGCTTTTGATTGGCAGAACGCACGTTTTTCACAGCAGCTAACCATTTTTGCTCATTCTTCCTGGTAGCCCTGCTGCTTCTTGCTTCGCGCGATACAGCGTTACGTATAGATGAAGGAGAGACCCTCGGCGCTGCCAGCCTGTTTTCGTTCAGTCCTGTGATTGTATAGCTATTACCTGCACTGCGCAGTGCTTCCCAGCCTGTGGTGGTGCTCAGGTTATCCAGCACCAGTGTACCCAGGTTGTTCTTAGCTACTACTACTGTCTGGTAGCGTTGTGAGATCTTATCGACTTTACCACCTGAAACGCGGATCTCCTTTCCATTTAGTGAACCGTTGCGCAGCGAGTATGATGTGCCTGAGCCTTTAGCCTCGACGCCGGGTATGAATAACGTCACGTCCTTCATGTCGATCTTCAAACCCTTGCCAGTTGGCGCTTCCGCTGGTTTTTCTTCAACACGCGCAGTTTTCGATTCAACCGGCTCCTCAACTGTTGCAGGCTTTTGGGCAGTATCGGTTTTAACGACTTCTGCTTCTTCTGTCGGCTCCGCAGCTTTTGCAGGTCTCATATCCATCACCCTATCTCCAAGGTATTGAGAATCTGTTTCCGTCACCATCATCGACGAATCGCCTAGCACGATGGCGCCGCTGCCGCCACTCGTGGTTTTGCTTTCAGAACATGATACAAACCCGGCTGAAGCAGCCAGCATCAACAAGAAAAGAGTACGCATATGGTTAAGATTCGGCATAAAAATAATAAACGACCCTAATAAGTCAGCAGCTTCTGCACGCTTTCATGCAGCCTGTTCTTTGCCAGGAAGTTTTGTTCGAGCTCTATAGCAAACGGCACTGGCGTATCAAGGCTTGCGCAACGAACTACCGGAGCATCTAATAATTCAAAACAATTTTCGCTGATCCATGCAGCTAGCTCACCGCCAATGCCACCTACCAGTGTGTCTTCGTGCAGCAACAATACCTTTCCGGTACGTTGTACAGATGCACGGATAGCATCATAGTCCAGCGGCAGCAGTGTACGAAGATCAACTATATCGAATGAGACATCCGGGTTCTTTGCTGCATATTCGGTAGCCCAGTGTACTCCCGCTCCGTAAGTGATGATGCTGACATCCTCACCTTCCTGCACTTGTCTCGCTTTACCTATCTCGATAGTATAATAATCATCAGGAACCATGCCGCTAATGCTGCGATAGAGTGCTTTGTGCTCGAAGAACATTACCGGGTTTGGATCTTCAATAGAAGCGATCAACAGGCCCTTCGCATCTTCCGGAGTAGATGGATAAACCACCTTCAGTCCCGGAGTATGTACGAACCATGCCTCGTTGCTTTGCGAGTGGAAAGGACCTGCACCTACGCCACCGCCGGTTGGCATACGTACCACAACATCAGCATTCTGTCCCCAGCGGTAGTGTATCTTGGCCAGGTTATTAATGATCTGGTTGAAACCCACGGTCACAAAGTCTGCGAACTGCATTTCCATCATCGACTTGAAGCCTTTGATAGATAAGCCCAGTGCAGAACCAACTATAGCGCTTTCGCAGAGCGGTGTATTACGCACGCGTTCTTTACCGAACTGTTGCACAAAACCCTCTGTTACTTTAAAGGCGCCGCCGTATTCAGCTATATCCTGTCCCATGAGCACCAGGTTCGGGTGGCGCTCCATGCATTGACGCAGGCCGTCGCTGATGGCTTGTATAAATTTCTTTTCTAAGCGCGTTGAAGAAGCAGGCGCAACAGCGGTTGTTTTCAAAGGTGCATAAACATCTGCTACTTCTTCTGCTGTATCCGGTTTTACCGGTTCTGCGGCAAAGCCAGTAGCCAAGCCATCTTCAATTTCTTTTTGAATAGATGCGCGGATCTGGCCGAGTTTATCCTGCGTAACCAGTTTTTCTTTTAGCAGGTACTGCTCGAAGTTGGCAACAGGGTCTTTTTTAGCCCATTCTTCAAACAGCTCTTTCGGTACGTACTTCACACCGCTGGCCTCTTCGTGGCCACGCATGCGGAAGGTCATACATTCAATCAGTATCGGCTTTTGTTTCTTGATACAGTATTCGCGGGCTTCGCTGATTGTTTTATATACTTCCAGTATGTTATTACCGTCAATGGTAATCCCCTTCATACCGTAACCAGCTGCGCGGTCTGCCAGTTGCTTGCACACAAACTGCTCGTTTATTGGGGTACTTAGGCCATAGCCATTATTCTCGATGATGAAAATAACCGGCAGGCCCCAAACAGCTGCCACGTTTAGCGCTTCATGGAAATCGCCCTCGCTGGTACCACCATCGCCGCTAAAGGCAACGGAAACCTTGTTTTCCTTCCGGAGTTTATGCGCCAGCGCCACACCATCAGCAATAGCGAGTTGCGGACCCAGATGCGATATCATACCGCAGATGTGGTATTCATTGGCCCCAAAGTGGAAGGAACGCTCGCGGCCTTTGCTAAAGCCTTCTTTGCGGCCCTGCCATTGCATGAACAGCTTTTCGAACGGCATTTTGCGGGCTGTAAATACCCCCAGGTTGCGGTGCAGGGGCATTACGTACTCGTCGCTGTCCAGCGCCATGGTAGCACCTACGGAAATAGCCTCCTGGCCTATACCGCTGAACCATTTGCTGATGCGGCCCTGCCTGAGCAGTACCAGCATTTTCTCCTCTATCATCCGTGGACGGAGGAGTTCGGTATATAGTTGAATGAGTTGGTCGTCGGTCAGTCTGCCCCGGTCGAAACGCATAAATGAGATTTGGCGCAAAAATAAGCGGTTAAATGTCTAGTTTAACGATTGCTGTTTTTCCCGATTGAGTTTTAGTTCCTATCTTTGTGCGACCGCTACAGCTACTTCCAAAGATTTATTGTAATATCAACTAGCTGCGCATACCGGTCTCAAAAACAGGTGCGTTATGACTAAATATATTTTTGTAACCGGGGGCGTTACTTCATCGTTAGGAAAAGGAATTATTGCAGCCTCACTGGCCAAACTGCTCCAGGCCCGCGGCTTTCGCACCACCATCCAGAAATTTGATCCATACATCAACGTCGATCCGGGCACGCTGAATCCGTACGAACACGGGGAATGCTATGTTACGGAAGACGGCGCTGAGACCGACCTGGATCTGGGCCACTACGAGCGTTACCTGAATACGCATACGTCTCAGGCCAACAACGTAACTACGGGTCGTATTTACCAATATGTAATTAATAAAGAGCGCGAAGGCGCTTATTTGGGTAAAACCGTGCAGGTTATCCCGCATATCACAGACGAGATCAAACGTCGTATGACCCTGCTGGGCCAGAACAACCAGTTTGATATCGTCATCACCGAGCTTGGTGGTACCGTAGGCGACATTGAATCTCTGCCTTATGTTGAAGCCGTTCGCCAGCTGAAATGGGAAATGGGCGATGAAAATGCCTTGGTGGTGCACCTCACACTGATCCCTTATCTGAAAGCGGCAAAAGAGCTGAAAACCAAGCCTACCCAGCACTCAGTGAAACTGATGAGCGAGAACGGCCTGAATCCGGATGTTCTGGTTTGCCGTACTGAAGAACCGCTGTATAAAGAGCTGAAAAGGAAGATCGCCCTGTTCTGTAACGTAACACAAGACGCGGTTATCGAAGCGCTGGATGCCGATACGATCTATGGTGTACCGCTGGAAATGATGCGTGAAAAGCTGGACCAGATATGCCTCCAAAAGCTGGAGTTGCCTATGGGCACTGAGCCAGACCTCAGCCGCTGGAAAGAGTTTTTGAACAAGCTGCGCTACCCTAAATCGAAAGTAACTATCGGTCTTGTTGGTAAATACGTAGAGCTGCAGGATGCGTATAAATCGATCCTGGAAGCACTGATACATGCGGGTGCGATCAATGAATGTAAAGTAGAAGTAAAGAATATACACTCTGAACACCTGACACCGGAAAATGCAGCTGAAAAACTGCAGAACGTGGATGCTATGTTGGTAGCTCCTGGTTTCGGTAGCCGTGGTATCGAAGGTAAGATCGATGCAATTCGCTATGCCCGCGAGAACAAGCTACCTTTCTTTGGTATCTGCCTCGGTATGCAAATGGCTTGCGTTGAATTTGCCCGGAACGTACTGGGTGTTAAGAACGCGCACTCTACCGAAATGGATCCTGATACTAAGGATGGTGTTATCGCGATGATGGAAGAGCAGAAGAAGATCACTCAGATGGGGGGTACTATGCGTTTGGGCGCATATGAATGCGAACTGCGTAGCGGTTCTAAAGCGGCTGATATCTATGGCTCAACCAACATCTCAGAGCGTCACCGTCACCGTTATGAGTTCAACAATGCGTACATGGACGCATTTGAGAAAGCAGGTATGATACCGGTTGGTAAAAACCCTAAAACAGGCCTCGTAGAGATCGTTGAACTGCCGGAACATCCGTTCTACATGGGC is a genomic window containing:
- a CDS encoding gliding motility-associated C-terminal domain-containing protein produces the protein MRNCLASLSALLVVFLLPFTASSQNLVPNPGFDNVNTCPNGSGCILYDPSYTTFQFVPGWISPVASLTPDAFHSCAPPNSGVHTPESDFGYQKPRSGGGYAGLIMWQAEKLGSGWTNDQREYLQCKLQQPLTAGQRYCVTFYVSNAISSIAALNQFNFVALDAVGLNLSSTRPSTLSGSVMPLASHVAATPGNFYTDSAGWTKVQSVYTAAGGEQWLTVGCFNQSAAPNYQLLFPSTPNPAFRYRSYLYFDDFSVVAITPGDTIKRSFDSLSCKKDSVNMVLTAPDDEGVYWNNGSTGQTLTATKPGTYWVRAQHNCQVYVDTFHVKYDPAKTLYLGRDTGNCIDQPFVIRTNPGFTSHAWSTGQTGDSITVSKSGVYYVSAQNECGLQHDTIKVFIQPPTAPPVVSDTTVCQFSPSPTLNVNGPNINWYTYISGLFGFPYQPEITTSQPTTFTFYVTSTIDYCESEKVPMNITVRYTPHKSLPEVAEMCARFPDSIGTYYPDVTYKWSTGEMACCIVPQYDGEYRLATINECGTYFDTTFVEFSACDTCIVVPNAFMPHGDYSTRLFKAIVTCPIQDFDMKIFNRWGQMVFTTQDVTKGWNGYYKNIPCDQGTFIYLIQYHSLASGKPQILKGNVTLLR
- the feoB gene encoding ferrous iron transport protein B, with the protein product MQRPYTIALVGNPNSGKSSLFNVLTGLNQKVGNFPGVTVDKKTGVSRITDSLSVNIIDLPGTYSLYPKSADEQVTYEVLIDRNNPDRPDLIVVIADASNLKRNLLFCSQIMDLKIPVIIALTMNDIARRKGITIDTTGLERLMGVPVVAINPRKNKGISELKRAMAAVKQSGQVRTPGDFIDVKALTGEWLEEVKEIALVEGNYSALHVACNYLELGHLNAAQRIRIGALLHEVNFHKAKVQAEEVMQRYQKIAGIMNQCVVEESPLKRTIVSERIDKTLLHPLWGNLILLTVLFLLFQSIFWLAEYPMTWVESGFAFVSEWLSGVLPDNLFRDLLINGILAGISGIAVFIPQIMILFGFITILEDSGYMARISFLTDRLMRSVGLNGRSVMPLISGMACAVPAIMATRTIQNRKERLITIMVTPLMSCSARLPVYTILIGLVIPDKSFGIFNLQGLVLMGLYLLGFVMALIVARVMNFIVKVKDKTFFLMELPVYRAPRWKNVGITMIEKAKIFVMDAGKVILAISMLLWVLATFGPPKRMEKVEQQYAVLKQQNPSQAEQIDRGHQTAKLENSFAGIMGHAIEPVIRPLGYDWKIGIALITSFAAREVFVGTMATLYSVGSEDDDATLREKMRNARWPNGEPVYTLAAGLSLLVFYVFAMQCMSTMVIVRRETRSWVYPLIQFAYMFALAYISAFIIYQTLR
- a CDS encoding PAS domain-containing protein, with protein sequence MQQVSDFFKKLLDSGDFIPRWQDGNWSDFHGWLHIVSDLLIWSAYFAIPFIIIRFITARKNAVAFNNLYVLFAAFILACGFIQLIDAVIFWNPIYRVSTLVKFMTAIISWVTVFALIKVLPKAFSLKTASELQAEIDLRIKAEKELEQKNKLLSEAEKIAKLGYGQWDIERDNVVLSDEGCSIYGVPKGSEFSFAAILETVHPEDRDKVKAIVGRIIANRHFEEFSYRIIVGDAIKYLRVNGEMRYNSNGDIVMLIGTMQDVTERHQSLSRIEQQNNVLLEIASIHSHNVRGPLATIMGLASMFNQNDVSDPDNVLIIEGIKVASENLDTIVTDIVHKSWNVELMRQQEKLASEIEAA
- a CDS encoding aldehyde dehydrogenase — protein: MNLQAPERIANYIAGDLQAPINGKYIDNINPATGLVYSQTPDSDAKDVEEAVGAAKAAFPTWSTTPQEERFKILNRIAELIDQNLDALALAETNDNGKPLWLSKKVDIPRASSNFRFFATGLMHVSTESHSMEDKAINYTLRQPIGVVGCISPWNLPLYLFTWKLAPALAAGNCVVAKPSEVTPMTGYLLSVICREAGLPAGVLNIIHGTGPDCGAAIVAHPEIKAVSFTGSTRAGKDIAATAAPMFKKLSLELGGKNPNIIFADCDWDKMMRTTLQSSFANQGQICLCGSRVLVEESIYEKFKAEFIERARKLTVGDPLDENTRQGAVVSKMHFDKVMACIDLAKQEGGKILLGGNAVKGSGRTEKGYFIEPTIVEGLGPTCRTNMEEIFGPVVTLQSFKTEDEAMAMANTSDYGLSATIWTQDVSRANRVAAKVHSGIIWVNCWLLRDLRTPFGGFKNSGVGREGGWEAMRFFTEPKNVCIEL
- a CDS encoding RidA family protein, with the protein product MSERISTDKAPKPVGLYPHARRVGNLLFLSGIGPRTVSDDIPGLKLDKNGNFLEFDFEKQCRNVFDNVRIVLEESGSSWDKLVDVTVFLVNMKRDFAVYNKVYAEYFKDNQPCRTTVEINSLPTPIAIELKCIATID
- a CDS encoding alpha-ketoacid dehydrogenase subunit alpha/beta, with the translated sequence MRFDRGRLTDDQLIQLYTELLRPRMIEEKMLVLLRQGRISKWFSGIGQEAISVGATMALDSDEYVMPLHRNLGVFTARKMPFEKLFMQWQGRKEGFSKGRERSFHFGANEYHICGMISHLGPQLAIADGVALAHKLRKENKVSVAFSGDGGTSEGDFHEALNVAAVWGLPVIFIIENNGYGLSTPINEQFVCKQLADRAAGYGMKGITIDGNNILEVYKTISEAREYCIKKQKPILIECMTFRMRGHEEASGVKYVPKELFEEWAKKDPVANFEQYLLKEKLVTQDKLGQIRASIQKEIEDGLATGFAAEPVKPDTAEEVADVYAPLKTTAVAPASSTRLEKKFIQAISDGLRQCMERHPNLVLMGQDIAEYGGAFKVTEGFVQQFGKERVRNTPLCESAIVGSALGLSIKGFKSMMEMQFADFVTVGFNQIINNLAKIHYRWGQNADVVVRMPTGGGVGAGPFHSQSNEAWFVHTPGLKVVYPSTPEDAKGLLIASIEDPNPVMFFEHKALYRSISGMVPDDYYTIEIGKARQVQEGEDVSIITYGAGVHWATEYAAKNPDVSFDIVDLRTLLPLDYDAIRASVQRTGKVLLLHEDTLVGGIGGELAAWISENCFELLDAPVVRCASLDTPVPFAIELEQNFLAKNRLHESVQKLLTY
- a CDS encoding CTP synthase; its protein translation is MTKYIFVTGGVTSSLGKGIIAASLAKLLQARGFRTTIQKFDPYINVDPGTLNPYEHGECYVTEDGAETDLDLGHYERYLNTHTSQANNVTTGRIYQYVINKEREGAYLGKTVQVIPHITDEIKRRMTLLGQNNQFDIVITELGGTVGDIESLPYVEAVRQLKWEMGDENALVVHLTLIPYLKAAKELKTKPTQHSVKLMSENGLNPDVLVCRTEEPLYKELKRKIALFCNVTQDAVIEALDADTIYGVPLEMMREKLDQICLQKLELPMGTEPDLSRWKEFLNKLRYPKSKVTIGLVGKYVELQDAYKSILEALIHAGAINECKVEVKNIHSEHLTPENAAEKLQNVDAMLVAPGFGSRGIEGKIDAIRYARENKLPFFGICLGMQMACVEFARNVLGVKNAHSTEMDPDTKDGVIAMMEEQKKITQMGGTMRLGAYECELRSGSKAADIYGSTNISERHRHRYEFNNAYMDAFEKAGMIPVGKNPKTGLVEIVELPEHPFYMGVQFHPEYKSTVENPHPLFVAFVKAAKEAQENRNGHGAHHKFEKSGVAEG